The following proteins are encoded in a genomic region of Toxotes jaculatrix isolate fToxJac2 chromosome 3, fToxJac2.pri, whole genome shotgun sequence:
- the tsen2 gene encoding tRNA-splicing endonuclease subunit Sen2, translating to MQAEFRAPRRRIRVQEEYEAPFPLSRSPEDRTDLQAELINQHVLVCHPSHIQRIHSQGYFGKGILSRTRPDHSISDQWEQHGGLFLPVIPQSRYEELLRWARAALSAQGVDDEAVTQTLLRLSQPVEMEDVRREVEGGENGQKVEEVGEGPGLEGRICPHGKRLRRGSEVETEAKRSCRLDVEDLNLDHSSDQDSDSNPDIDPVSDTSSDSDPEPLVPGPGFVLVVCDSEDGGGVREVRRTPFALSEYLQLGLEEAFFLVYSLGCLSVYLHQEPLSVIQLWRKFRSLCPDFVSLYAAYHHCRSRGWVPKGGGGAKYGVDFILYRKGPPFYHASYSVVVERVDDVFRGSALRPFSWRSLAALSRITANVSKELMLCYIIYPADLSEAELDSPECLSRLKVQEVIVSRWVSSRERAEQDDL from the exons ATGCAGGCGGAGTTTCGGGCTCCTCGGCGGCGCATACGGGTGCAGGAGGAATACGAGGCTCCGTTCCCGCTGAGCCGCAGCCCGGAGGACAGGACAGACCTCCAGGCGGAGCTCATCAACCAGCACGTGCTGGTCTGTCATCCGAGCCACATCCAGAGGATCCACAGCCAG GGTTATTTTGGGAAAGGCATCCTGTCCAGAACCAGACCCGACCATAGCATCTCCGACCAGTGGGAGC AACACGGAGGGTTGTTTCTACCTGTCATCCCACAGTCCAG GTATGAGGAGCTGCTCAGGTGGGCAAGGGCAGCTCTCTCTGCTCAGGGAGTGGATGATGAGGCTGTCACTCAAACGCTGCTCAGACTCTCCCAGCCCGTAGAAATGGAGGAtgtgaggagggaggtggaggggggagagaacggacagaaggtggaggaggtgggtgagggGCCCGGGCTGGAGGGCAGAATCTGTCCCCATGGGAAGAGGCTGAGGCGGGGGTCAGAGGTCGAGACGGAGGCCAAGAGAAGCTGCAG GTTGGATGTTGAAGACCTGAACCTTGATCACAGCTCAGACCAGGACTCTGACTCCAACCCTGATATTGACCCTGTCTCTGACACCAGCTCTGACTCTGATCCTGAGCCTTTGGTTCCAGGTCCTGGTTTTGTCCTGGTGGTCTGTGACAGTGAG GATGGCGGGGGGGTCAGGGAGGTCAGACGGACTCCGTTCGCTCTGTCAGAGTACCTGCAGCTCGGTCTGGAGGAG GCCTTCTTCCTGGTCTACAGTCTGGGCTGCCTGTCTGTCTACCTGCACCAG gagcccctgtcagtcatccagctGTGGAGGAAGTTCCGATCCCTGTGTCCTGACTTCGTTAGCTTGTACGCAGCCTATCATCACTGTCGCAGCAGGGGGTGGGTCCCTAAAGGAGGGGGCGGGGCCAAGTACGGTGTTGACTtca TCCTGTACAGGAAAGGCCCGCCTTTCTACCAcgccag TTACTCGGTGGTAGTTGAGCGGGTTGACGATGTGTTCAGGGGCTCGGCGCTGCGTCCGTTCTCGTGGCGTTCTCTGGCAGCCCTCAGCAGGATCACTGCCAACGTCTCCAAG GAGCTGATGTTGTGTTACATCATCTATCCAGCTGACCTATCAGAGGCTGAGCTGGACTCACCTGAGTGTCTGAGCAGGCTGAAGGTTCAG gaAGTGATCGTCAGCAGGTGGGTTTCCTCCAGAGAGCGAGCGGAGCAGGACGACCTCTGA
- the LOC121179294 gene encoding MKRN2 opposite strand protein isoform X1, translating to MERSVIRLSHCQKEIFCFSVPEECPSCGEELRGSRLQEAPVSLPSPFTNGHKSSCFLLVAPAHDSQDREFDGTSDLHTGISDTKGVVYNYTQGGVRRDQSGWERCISVPLVRPDMFHLLAQWDQYLDRFSDGPMWDPAWHRFDEDHHNCFSFCLHFVNSVLAAEGRSSLSRETFTQSFILPRMRRVSKYTTLYRHIQRHQYYVVDRQEDRTVTTSDGQ from the exons atggagcGCAGCGTGATCCGGCTCAGTCACTGTCAGAAGGAGATCTTCTGTTTCTCAGTGCCGGAGGAGTGTCCAAGCTGCGGGGAGGAGCTGAGGGGGAGCAGGCTGCAGGAGGCGCCGGTCAGCCTCCCTTCCCCCTTCACCAACGGACACAAGAGCTCCTGCTTCCTGCTGGTTGCACCTGCACACGACAGCCAGGACAG AGAGTTTGATGGGACATCAGATCTGCACACCGGCATCTCAGACACCAAAG gaGTTGTGTATAACTACACTCAGGGTGGGGTCCGTAGAGATCAGAGTGGATGGGAGCGCTGCATCAGTGTTCCTCTGGTCCGACCCGACATGTTTCACCTGCTGGCTCAGTGGGACCAGTATCTGGACCGCTTCTCTGATGGACCCATGTGGGACCCGGCCTGGCACAG gttCGATGAGGACCACCATAACTGCTTCAGTTTCTGTCTTCACTTTGTTAACAGCGTCCTGGCGGCGGAGGGGCGGAGCTCTCTCAGCAGAGAGACCTTCACTCAGAGCTTCATCCTGCCGAGGATGAGGAGGGTCTCCAAATACACCACGCTGTACCGACACATCCAGAGACACCAGTACTATGTggtggacagacaggaggacagaacTGTCACCACCAGTGATGGGCAGTAA
- the LOC121179294 gene encoding MKRN2 opposite strand protein isoform X2, whose product MERSVIRLSHCQKEIFCFSVPEECPSCGEELRGSRLQEAPVSLPSPFTNGHKSSCFLLVAPAHDSQDREFDGTSDLHTGISDTKGVVYNYTQGGVRRDQSGWERCISVPLVRPDMFHLLAQWDQYLDRFSDGPMWDPAWHSVLAAEGRSSLSRETFTQSFILPRMRRVSKYTTLYRHIQRHQYYVVDRQEDRTVTTSDGQ is encoded by the exons atggagcGCAGCGTGATCCGGCTCAGTCACTGTCAGAAGGAGATCTTCTGTTTCTCAGTGCCGGAGGAGTGTCCAAGCTGCGGGGAGGAGCTGAGGGGGAGCAGGCTGCAGGAGGCGCCGGTCAGCCTCCCTTCCCCCTTCACCAACGGACACAAGAGCTCCTGCTTCCTGCTGGTTGCACCTGCACACGACAGCCAGGACAG AGAGTTTGATGGGACATCAGATCTGCACACCGGCATCTCAGACACCAAAG gaGTTGTGTATAACTACACTCAGGGTGGGGTCCGTAGAGATCAGAGTGGATGGGAGCGCTGCATCAGTGTTCCTCTGGTCCGACCCGACATGTTTCACCTGCTGGCTCAGTGGGACCAGTATCTGGACCGCTTCTCTGATGGACCCATGTGGGACCCGGCCTGGCACAG CGTCCTGGCGGCGGAGGGGCGGAGCTCTCTCAGCAGAGAGACCTTCACTCAGAGCTTCATCCTGCCGAGGATGAGGAGGGTCTCCAAATACACCACGCTGTACCGACACATCCAGAGACACCAGTACTATGTggtggacagacaggaggacagaacTGTCACCACCAGTGATGGGCAGTAA
- the mkrn2os.1 gene encoding MKRN2 opposite strand, tandem duplicate 1 produces MELRDLLRFRHCGRTVYTLDGLAVSAGPRCPVCVQSVRVGLMEAPVRIQTPVRDGHRAACCFLITSRHGAAGFSAQNHSELHVGISSSEGIVFSYTESGLQCQQQGWEQSIIVPLVAPSDDCLSFRTLWDEQLEWFSRLNSWTADRFQEQREFGSCCYGFALSFINHVIRSKGREPISRQRFTSEYILPRMEAACRYLSVYQHVCLHGFYSTAE; encoded by the exons ATGGAGCTCAGAGATCTGCTGCGGTTCAGACACTGCGGCAGAACCGTCTACACGCTGGACGGTCTGGCAGTTTCGGCGGGACCGCGGTGTCCGGTGTGCGTCCAGTCGGTGCGGGTCGGCCTGATGGAGGCTCCGGTCCGGATCCAGACTCCGGTCAGAGACGGACACAGGGCGGCCTGCTGCTTCCTCATCACGTCCCGGCACGGAGCGGCCGGGTTCAG TGCACAGAACCACTCTGAGCTTCATGTCGGCATCTCCAGCTCTGAAG GCATAGTATTCAGTTATACAGAGTCGGGGCTTCAGTGTCAGCAGCAGGGGTGGGAGCAGAGCATCATTGTCCCTCTGGTTGCCCCTAGCGACGACTGTCTGAGTTTCAGGACACTGTGGGACGAACAGCTGGAGTGGTTTAGTCGTCTGAACAGCTGGACAGCAGACAG gttccAGGAGCAGAGGGAGTTTGGGTCTTGTTGCTATGGTTTTGCTCTAAGCTTCATCAACCATGTGATCAGGTCAAAAGGCAGGGAGCCAATCAGCAGACAGCGTTTCACATCTGAGTACATCCTGCCCAGGATGGAGGCGGCCTGCAGGTATCTGTCGGTGTATCAGCACGTCTGCCTTCACGGATTCTACAGCACCGCAGAGTGA